From one Colletotrichum destructivum chromosome 3, complete sequence genomic stretch:
- a CDS encoding Putative hem oxygenase-like, multi-helical, protein MPLTEDLLASDPASYARATQSRFLNAAAKGTVPKDVLGRWLANDRLYIHAYIKGVGRLLDALDLPDIASTTTVAAVSSVPERLLQWLIDALVNVRREETFFVDTAARFGIEVNLPVSERGVVAPDEKLDGLRRFEKLFGGLSKGSEPLGWLEGAVLLYATEKCYLDAWSHARGALDTSADGSRDADGGALRKEFIPNWSSEEFKAFVDELGAIIDQGFEEAVKKGEEGVEGSLRERALWVWGEVVLAEEAFWPALD, encoded by the coding sequence ATGCCGTTGACAGAAGACCTCCTCGCGTCGGACCCCGCGTCCTACGCCCGCGCAACCCAGTCCCGcttcctcaacgccgccgcaaagGGAACTGTCCCCAAGGATGTCCTCGGCCGCTGGCTCGCCAACGACCGGCTGTACATCCACGCCTACATCAAAGGTgtcggccgcctcctcgatgCGCTGGACTTGCCCGACATtgcctccaccaccaccgtcgcGGCGGTGTCGTCGGTGCCAGAGAGACTCCTCCAGTggctcatcgacgcccttgTCAACGTCCGCCGAGAAGAGACGTTCTTTGTCGACACGGCGGCGCGCTTCGGCATTGAAGTGAACCTGCCGGTGTCAGAACGCGGCGTTGTCGCCCCGGACGAAAAGCTCGACGGCCTGAGGCGCTTTGAGAAATTGTTTGGGGGGCTAAGCAAGGGATCGGAGCCGCTCGGGTGGTTGGAAGGTGCTGTGTTGCTGTACGCTACGGAAAAATGCTACCTCGACGCCTGGTCTCACGCCAGAGGCGCGTTGGATACGTCTGCGGATGGCAGTCGGgacgcggacggcggcgcgttGAGGAAGGAGTTCATTCCCAACTGGAGTAGCGAAGAGTTCAAGGCTTTTGTGGATGAGCTCggggccatcatcgaccaaGGATTCGAGGAAGCAGTCaagaagggagaggagggggttgAGGGCAGCCTGCGGGAACGCGCGCTGTGGGTCTGGGGAGAAGTCGTGCTTGCTGAGGAGGCATTCTGGCCAGCTTTGGACTGA
- a CDS encoding Putative LysM domain-containing protein translates to MVQLCRFLGLGALLSLRAVAAVTMIYDDSLTDNLPSACSAALLADVACDRLVRDLRPEFFYRPASLERMCTSGCAAALSSWTVSVRSACGENVSVPADFELPASPVVIPATLEHTFQFTCLRENNNFCGPVAALAAVFRDPGARPRRGPQSLAVAMFASQPGCACAPDLPISMVLSWASESLYQSMTSSCGITGKPVTTKTIDYSTSEPEPTEASCGGTRYAIQSGDDCYSISKAQGVGTAWLLADNNLAAYCADFATSGSLCITKNCDTVTVGVNQTCVTIADAAGITETQLKAWNLVINPVCSNINMMNGTTLCISPPGPQLPPPVTTNIPPLIPTTAAPAPTDAATGSNKRCGRWYDVEAGDYCNLVVLKFAISLDDFLFLNTGINTNCTNLYAGESYCVQPVGDIITYDGRPGYVSVTIDPSATFTGVPFTMLPNATMTSYSRPYTPVPLATGVRDDCVHYFKGDDYQFPSDQLGYWKSNCELAARNYNADNDNFVAWNALGTNVTDPTCSFVAGERYCRSWNLQATRTVTETDPATTTSGDGGPTPPAATHSGQPADCDTWHVVVSGDSCQSVADGAGISLDQFYDWNPAVSRDCSTNFWLDQAYCVGISGDVGGTGTTKPPTTASAAPTTSKPSPPGPTHTGQPSNCNKWDIVESGDTCGLLAERNGISLNQFLTWNRAVSSDCVTNFWLGQACCIGVSGSGTISTSSSTALTRTTTTSAVNPTPPAPTHEGQPSNCNKWDVVQSGDGCASMAQDNGISLNQFYDWNPAVSRDCVANFWLGQAYCVGVSS, encoded by the exons ATGGTTCAACTCTGCCGTTTCCTGGGTCTTGGGGCTCTACTGAGCCTCCGGGCCGTGGCCGCTGTTACAATGATCTACGATGACAGCCTGACCGACAACCTCCCCTCGGCTTGCTCTGCGGCTCTACTGGCCGACGTAGCCTGTGACCGTCTCGTGCGGGACCTTCGCCCAGAGTTCTTCTACCGCCCTGCGTCCCTAGAGCGCATGTGTACGTCGGGctgcgccgcggcgctgTCTTCGTGGACAGTGTCAGTCCGGTCCGCGTGCGGCGAGAACGTGAGTGTCCCTGCCGACTTTGAGCTTCCCGCATCGCCAGTGGTTATTCCAGCCACTCTCGAGCACACGTTCCAATTTACGTGTCTGCGGGAGAACAACAACTTTTGCGGCCCTGTTGCAGCCTTGGCTGCCGTCTTCAGAGACCCTGGAG CGAGGCCCCGGAGGGGGCCGCAGAGCCTAGCAGTTGCGATGTTTGCATCGCAGCCAGGCTGCGCATGCGCGCCGGATCTCCCTATTTCGATGGTCCTGTCGTGGGCCAGCGAGTCGCTTTACCAGAGCATGACGTCGAGCTGTGGCATCACGGGCAAACCCGTAACCACCAAAACCATAGACTACTCAACCAGCGAGCCGGAGCCTACGGAGGCCTCGTGTGGCGGAACGCGGTATGCGATCCAGAGCGGCGATGACTGCTACAGCATCTCCAAGGCCCAGGGCGTTGGCACAGCTTGGCTTCTCGCAGACAATAATCTGGCCGCCTACTGTGCCGACTTCGCCACGTCAGGCAGCCTCTGTATCACCAAAAATTGCGACACCGTCACTGTTGGGGTCAATCAGACGTGTGTCACCATCGCAGACGCTGCAGGCATCACCGAGACCCAGCTCAAGGCCTGGAACCTAGTCATCAACCCCGTCTGCTCCAACATCAACATGATGAACGGCACCACACTCTGCATCAGTCCTCCCGGGCCTCAGCTGCCTCCTCCTGTTACGACCAACATTCCACCTTTGATCCCGACCACGGCCGCACCTGCGCCAACAGATGCCGCCACGGGGTCAAATAAGCGTTGCGGCCGCTGGTACGACGTCGAAGCGGGCGATTACTGTAACCTCGTAGTCCTCAAGTTCGCCATCTCCCTAGAcgacttcctcttcctcaacacCGGCATCAATACCAACTGCACCAACCTGTATGCGGGAGAAAGCTACTGCGTACAGCCAGTGGGAGACA TCATTACCTACGATGGCCGGCCGGGTTATGTCTCCGTCACAATTGATCCCAGTGCTACCTTCACCGGCGTCCCTTTCACCATGCTCCCCAATGCCACCATGACGAGCTACTCGCGCCCGTACACCCCTGTCCCGCTGGCAACGGGAGTCCGCGACGATTGCGTGCATTATTTCAAGGGCGACGACTACCAGTTCCCGTCGGACCAGCTGGGATACTGGAAGAGCAACTGCGAGCTCGCGGCCCGCAACTAcaacgccgacaacgacaactTTGTTGCCTGGAACGCGCTCGGCACCAACGTCACGGATCCGACCTGCTCTTTCGTGGCTGGTGAGCGGTACTGCAGATCCTGGAACCTGCAAGCCACACGCACCGTCACCGAGACGGATCCGGCGACGACCACGAGCGGCGATGGAGGCCCAACCCCCCCTGCGGCGACGCACTCGGGTCAGCCTGCAGACTGTGACACGTggcacgtcgtcgtctcgggTGACTCGTGCCAGTCAGTTGCGGACGGCGCCGGAATCTCGCTGGACCAGTTCTACGACTGGAACCCGGCCGTCAGCCGTGACTGCTCGACCAACTTCTGGCTGGATCAGGCATACTGCGTCGGCATATCTGGAGACGTAGGCGGCACAGGCACGACGAAGCCCCCAACGACAGCttccgcggcgccgacgacttcCAAGCCGAGCCCCCCAGGGCCGACGCACACCGGCCAGCCAAGTAACTGTAACAAGTGGGATATTGTGGAATCGGGTGATACCTGTGGCTTACTCGCTGAGAGAAATGGCATCTCGTTGAACCAGTTCTTGACCTGGAACCGGGCAGTTAGTAGCGACTGTGTTACCAACTTTTGGTTGGGCCAGGCATGTTGCATCGGCGTCTCTGGAAGCGGAACTATCTCcacatcgtcatcgacggcgttgacgaggacgacgacgacaagcgCTGTCAACCCAACTCCTCCCGCGCCTACGCACGAGGGCCAGCCAAGCAACTGCAACAAGTGGGATGTGGTCCAGTCCGGGGATGGGTGCGCCTCGATGGCGCAAGACAATGGCATCTCGTTGAACCAATTCTACGACTGGAACCCTGCTGTCAGCCGGGACTGCGTCGCCAACTTCTGGCTTGGCCAAGCGTACTGTGTCGGGGTTTCATCGTGA
- a CDS encoding Putative glycoside hydrolase family 18, catalytic domain, glycoside hydrolase superfamily, giving the protein MRREYELPVCSTGDRPDGLQPRDVEASNGVSLLEEGSLSFLFSRQVVGGDDYSYCGTSGITPNEVCWSNCDAKAECGKNAKVPGQKCPLNIMAPLAVASPIATSPDPRTRTLNSWIVSLGWRYNSECQGMPMKDIPVNSLTHLYFSFAFITPNEYNIVGMEGLPSELFSNFTDLKKDNSSLKMIIAIGGWTHNDPGPLQKVFSDMVSTKQNRSTFIENLMAFLRQCAFDGVDFDWVRNAMPTWTVALQWLLLITVEQEYPGADDRGGMPEDGVNFNQFLKELGEEDKKQPKKYIVSYTAPTSFWYLRHFDLKSIDYVDFVNVMSDDLHGVWDRDNPIGSNIYGHTNLTEMSLAFGLFWRNDVPAGKLNMGLGFFGRAFQLADPACNKPGCVFKGGATKRACSGESGILSYREIMEIIRTKKLKPVHDKEAGVKYITWNTDQWMSYDDKETFEQKKDLAKELGLGDYLIWASDQDDDQLSALSAVLDPKPLGDFRSDKADENWTGSNDMCYISKCGDGCNPGDIKITQQKCAKGKDSKLCCPLSGAPDPKECTWRGGPHLCNGHCHDDEVMTHMSKWGGGADYWDGNAAHCCKSPLGEENTCYWGGVAQECKAGHLPLTFSGTVLSILDDIAEVILLVVGRAVPLVSLTGRLLLEVLDQLDLDTNKLYCCPEKDVERWKHCAWYGKPGSCFDGHCPDMKFVQLTDSYFGGGETCGIQLSRVRTFCCESAGDPLFFPVPLGNLFEHPPDGDSVDTDFSLETDESSAGGDDDPNEAAFQFVVLASPEELQVSVDKRDGEHTVSMVCTDFSEKSNCHKIGLGHGVPGTILQMPPGCGPGKYAVAKSMEPAQGDDHVKLLPRRLAHLAPRKPVVYSLTFDYDFAHVPRDLGSTQMRIDFSNQDDYWDTVVAGSLSKKKRNLTKRTLADVGGNHVRWLEEEFRDGYHFGGLKKRDLHERWFGTSILEWLAQLVKAEIKREFMHRYDDTLTDKLIDETWFCSKGDVGYEGHLFAQSLHKIKVKSSFGFTLIVSKLSLPLDLSQSYLTFYNKGEITGVMTLEAVAKVFYEKKSVILNIPFPGASFKIPGIATIGPQLTVEGSIDASLAVAGTIETKLEIAKWEVRQVVPDNNDDAYKPKEIGEGDTSLDRTGDFEGIKKPEFYAGVAVQDDVTARLSAAAEFGIRFDERWEVKPAAAAVVGEASVIAKLTAGVSTNAVCPFTYSLDVGARLYSRVQAPQVFDWSGGEYDLTPKWNKGIVEAGTFPDLGAIPSKRDLVLVEAGNYSAADRNGFGLPSQLESAGSADHNGIQRRSGHLAKRVSVHGPVLSLPVDKFFCPPSNDPSENESSSCKDVEPAWDRDKYLNEDYEGMRRRRSEDAVPDDNDDLDDVEGETLAHIFERTIRKKAVKACGLRTTFNYPTDGSLATGALIYGWEQPDVCGNYDWGGPLNARVAGKSYHSEHILEAQMVAQFFAYVDERTDPVVSPDPNASPNRKTIFFCDYVNVMFDINAVAAQFPTHQWKTDEYVALESVINTPAKGKAWGTDDNIINTSSWLTDKLPNAAGARAMLKSMRSLIGSRLILRLQKGRVGAILGLLDTTVLHANPPPGFVAWPQQQFQLMAEWDTFMKGEFLMKQTKTMKVINDFMGPLREQWTSDAVKQANEDQPGDSATALATKQGIRNLIDDIEAMNDYLATIPAWQWAF; this is encoded by the exons ATGCGCCGTGAATATGAGCTGCCAGTCTGCAGTACTGGTGACCGTCCTGATGGCCTCCAACCCAGGGATGTTGAGGCATCGAACGGCGTTTCCCTCCTAGAGGAGGGTTCGCTGTCATTCCTGTTCTCCAGACAAGTCGTGGGAGGCGATGACTATTC GTACTGCGGTACATCGGGCATCACGCCTAATGAAGTCTGCTGGTCCAACTGTGATGCCAAAGCAGAATGTGGCAAGAACGCCAAAGTCCCTGGCCAGAAGTGTCCTCTCAAC ATAATGGCGCCACTGGCGGTTGCCAGTCCAATTGCGACCAGCCCGGacccaaggacaaggactCTGAACAGCTGGATCGTGTCATTGGGTTGGCGATACAACTCCGAGTGTCAGGGAATG CCCATGAAGGACATACCCGTCAACTCGCTGACTCACCTGTACTTTTCCTTTGCATTCATCACCCCCAACGAGTACAACATTGTCGGGATGGAAGGTCTACCCTCGGAGCTTTTCAGCAACTTCACCGATCTGAAGAAGGACAATTCGAGTCTGAAAATGATCATTGCCATCGGAGGATGGACACACAACGACCCAG GCCCTCTTCAGAAGGTGTTTAGCGACATGGTCAGCACGAAGCAGAACCGATCGACGTTCATTGAGAACTTAATGGCCTTCCTTCGCCAATGTGCGTTTGATGGTGTTGACTTTGACTGGGTACGCAATGCCATGCCCACCTGGACCGTTGCGTTGCAATGGCTGTTGCTAATAACTGTCGAACAGGAATACCCCGGTGCTGACGACAGAGGTGGCATGCCCGAAGATGGCGTCAACTTTAACCAATTCCTGAAAGAGctcggagaagaagacaagaagCAGCCGAAAAAGTACATTGTATCTTATACTGCGCCAACGAGCTTCTGGTATCTGCGCCACTTTGATCTGAAGTCGATCGATTATGTCGACTTTGTCAATGTCATGTCCGATGA TCTGCACGGAGTCTGGGATCGGGACAACCCGATTGGATCTAACATCTACGGACACACGAATCTAACTGAGATGAGTCTGGCGTTTGGCTTGTTTTGGCGCAACGATGTGCCAGCTGGCAAGCTGAACATGGGCCTTGGGTTCTTTGGCCGAGCCTTCCAGCTAGCCGATCCGGCTTGCAACAAACCCGGCTGCGTCTTCAAGGGAGGGGCAACGAAAAGGGCCTGCAGCGGCGAGTCTGGCATCCTCAGCTATCGTGAGATCATGGAAATCATCAGAACCAAGAAACTCAAGCCCGTCCACGACAAGGAGGCGGGCGTCAAGTACATCACCTGGAACACTGACCAGTGGATGTCTTATGACGACAAGGAGACGTTCGAACAGAAAAAGGACCTGGCAaaggagctcggcctcggtgatTACCTGATATGGGCCAGCGACCAGGACGATGACCAGCTGTCGGCGTTGTCGGCCGTGCTGGACCCCAAGCCGCTGGGCGATTTCCGGTCAGACAAGGCGGACGAGAACTGGACAGGCTCCAACGACATGTGTTACATTTCGAAGTGCGGCGACGGGTGCAACCCGGGTGACATCAAGATCACGCAGCAAAAGTgcgccaagggcaaggacaGCAAGCTCTGCTGCCCGCTCTCGGGAGCCCCCGACCCCAAAGAGTGCacctggcgaggaggccctcACCTCTGCAATGGTCACtgccacgacgacgaggtcatgACACACATGAGCAAatggggcggcggcgccgactaCTGGGACGGCAACGCGGCGCACTGCTGCAAGAGCCCGCTCGGCGAGGAAAACACCTGCTACTGGGGTGGCGTCGCCCAGGAGTGCAAGGCTGGCCATCTGCCCCTGACCTTCTCCGGCACCGTGCtcagcatcctcgacgacattGCCGAGGTGATCCTCTTGGTCGTCGGCCGCGCGGTCCCTCTCGTCTCGCTCACCGGCCGCCTGCTCCTCGAGGTGCTCGACCAGCTCGACCTAGATACTAACAAGCTGTACTGCTGTCCCGAGAAGGATGTCGAGCGCTGGAAACACTGCGCCTGGTACGGCAAGCCGGGCAGCTGCTTCGACGGCCACTGTCCTGACATGAAGTTTGTGCAGCTCACCGACAGCTACTTTGGCGGTGGCGAGACGTGTGGCATCCAGCTATCTCGCGTGCGCACCTTTTGCTGCGAGTCGGCGGGCGATCCCCTGTTCTTCCCCGTGCCCCTGGGGAACCTGTTCGAGCACCCGCCCGACGGAGACAGCGTCGACACCGACTTCAGCCTCGAGACGGACGAGTCCTcggcgggcggcgatgacgacccCAACGAGGCCGCCTTTCAGTTTGTCGTCCTGGCGtcgcccgaggagctgcAGGTTTCGGTCGACAagcgcgacggcgagcacACCGTCAGCATGGTCTGCACCGACTTCTCCGAGAAGAGTAACTGTCACAAGATCGGGCTTGGCCATGGCGTCCCCGGAACCATCCTGCAAATGCCCCCCGGCTGCGGCCCTGGCAAGtacgccgtcgccaagagCATGGAGCCCGCCCAGGGTGATGACCACGTCAAGCTGCTGCCACGCCGACTCGCCCACCTTGCGCCACGAAAGCCTGTGGTGTACTCGCTGACCTTTGACTACGACTTTGCCCATGTCCCACGCGACCTCGGAAGCACCCAAATGCGCATCGACTTTAGCAATCAGGACGACTACTGGGACACAGTCGTCGCCGGGTCCTtgtccaagaagaagaggaaccTCACCAAGCGCACGCTCGCCGACGTGGGTGGCAACCACGTAAGGTGGCTTGAGGAGGAATTCCGAGACGGCTACCACTTTGGCGGGCTGAAGAAGCGTGACCTGCACGAGCGCTGGTTCGGCACGAGCATCCTCGAGTGGCTCGCGCAGCTCGTTAAGGCAGAGATCAAGCGCGAGTTCATGCACAGGTACGACGATACTCTCACGGACAAGCTCATTGATGAGACGTGGTTCTGTTCAAAGGGAGACGTCGGCTACGAGGGCCACCTGTTCGCCCAGTCCCTTCACAAGATCAAGGTCAAGTCCAGCTTTGGCTTTACCCTCATCGTCAGCAAGCTCAGCCTGCCCCTCGACCTGAGCCAGAGCTACCTTACCTTTTACAACAAGGGCGAGATCACGGGCGTCATgaccctcgaggccgtcgccaaggttttctacgagaagaagagcgtCATTCTGAACATTCCCTTCCCCGGCGCTTCCTTCAAGATTCCGGGCATCGCTACGATTGGTCCCCAGCTCACGGTCGAGGGCAGCATCGATGCCTCCCTCGCCGTGGCAGGCACCATTGAGACCAAGCTTGAAATTGCCAAGTGGGAA GTTCGGCAAGTCGTGCCGGATAACAACGACGACGCTTACAAGCCCAAAGAGATCGGCGAAGGCGACACCAGCCTCGACCGCACCGGCGACTTTGAAGGTATCAAGAAGCCCGAATTCTATGCTGGCGTCGCCGTTCAGGACGACGTCACAGCCCGGCTCTCGGCTGCCGCCGAGTTCGGTATCCGGTTCGACGAAAGGTGGGAGGTCAAGccggctgccgccgccgtcgtcggtgaggCCAGCGTCATAGCCAAGCTGACGGCGGGCGTCTCAACCAACGCCGTTTGTCCCTTCACTTACAGTCTCGACGTCGGTGCCCGACTGTACTCCAGAGTCCAGGCACCCCAGGTCTTTGACTGGTCCGGCGGCGAATATGACCTGACGCCAAAGTGGAACAAGGGTATCGTCGAGGCAGGCACTTTTCCGGACCTGGGAGCCATCCCGTCCAAGAGAGACCTTGTACTCGTCGAGGCTGGCAACTATTCTGCCGCCGACAGAAATGGCTTCGGTCTGCCTTCTCAGTTGGAAAGCGCCGGCTCTGCCGACCACAACGGAATACAGCGGCGCTCGGGTCACCTGGCCAAGAGAGTTAGCGTCCACGGCCCGGTGCTCAGTCTCCCCGTCGACAAGTTCTTCTGCCCGCCTTCCAACGATCCCAGTGAGAACGAAAGCAGCTCCTGCAAAGACGTCGAGCCAGCATGGGACCGGGACAAGTACCTCAACGAGGATTACGAAGGCATGCGCAGGAGGAGATCAGAGGATGCTGTTCCTGACGACAACGATGATCTGGACGACGTTGAAGGGGAGACCCTGGCGCACATCTTCGAGAGGACCATCAGAaagaaggccgtcaaggcgtGCGGCCTCAGGACAACCTTCAACTACCCGACGGACGGCTCTCTCGCCACCGGTGCTCTCATCTACGGCTGGGAGCAGCCCGACGTCTGCGGCAACTACGACTGGGGCGGCCCGCTCAACGCACGTGTTGCCGGTAAATCATACCACTCAGAGCacatcctcgaggcccagatGGTGGCGCAGTTCTTTGCGTACGTGGATGAGAGGACTGATCCCGTGGTTAGCCCCGACCCCAATGCCAGCCCCAACCGGAAGACAATATTTTTCTGCGACTACGTCAACGTCATGTTCGATatcaacgccgtcgccgcccagtTCCCGACACACCAGTGGAAGACGGACGAGTacgtcgccctcgagtcCGTCATTAACACGCccgccaagggcaaggcctGGGGCACGGATgacaacatcatcaacacaTCCTCGTGGTTAACCGACAAGCTCCCCAACGCCGCGGGCGCACGAGCGATGCTCAAGTCGATGCGCTCCCTCATCGGGTCTCGCCT CATCCTCCGCCTGCAAAAGGGCCGCGTGGGCGCCAttctcggcctgctcgacaCCACGGTGCTGCACGCCAATCCGCCTCCGGGCTTCGTCGCCTGGCCGCAGCAACAATTCCAGCTGATGGCCGAGTGGGACACGTTCATGAAGGGTGAGTTCCTCATGAAGCAGACAAAGACGATGAAGGTCATCAACGACTTCATGGGGCCACTGAGGGAGCAGTGGACAagcgacgccgtcaagcAGGCTAACGAGGACCAGCCAGGGGACAGCGCCACGGCCCTGGCGACCAAACAGGGGATCAGGAACCTGATTGATGACATTGAGGCCATGAATGACTACCTGGCGACAATTCCTGCTTGGCAGTGGGCTTTCTga
- a CDS encoding Putative ribosome biogenesis protein Alb1 produces the protein MAKPGVSKKTKQPSVHSRAARRATDVDIDTDKSLKNVKAPVDSKDYRPSVLAAQTNAGVSKKSKNRKAQVSAKAKKRNEKAMDRAEAIMERTSNKIEKSKSRSRRIQTRSKQWDDINKDLPVVKKFPDEEDLEVEERKTRAAVVIADKDWETDEEMNSVDEDSTAVVAEAVQAASVNDDIDEEIL, from the exons ATGGCAAAGCCGGGCGTTTCCAAAAAGACCAAGC AACCCTCGGTCCActcgagagcggcgaggcGCGCGAcggacgtcgacatcgacaccGACAAGTCTCTCAAGAACGTCAAGGCCCCAGTGGACTCAAAAGACTACCGGCCATCAGTCCTGGCCGCGCAAACCAATGCCGGCGTTTCCAAGAAGTCCAAAAACCGCAAGGCGCAGGTGAGCGCCAAGGCAAAGAAGAGAAACGAAAAGGCGATGGACCGCGCGGAGGCCATCATGGAGCGGACGTCCAACAAGATCgagaagagcaagagcaGATCGCGGAGGATTCAGACGCGGAGCAAGCAGTGGGacgacatcaacaaggacCTGCCTGTAGTGAAGAAATTtcccgacgaggaggaccttGAGGTGGAGGAGCGCAAGACCAGGGCGGCTGTTGTGATCGCGGACAAGGACtgggagacggacgaggaaaTGAACAGCGTCGATGAGGACTCTACAGCCGTTGTCGCCGAAGCTGTGCAGGCCGCTTCGGTCAATGATGATATCGACGAGGAGATTCTATAG
- a CDS encoding Putative ubiquitin specific protease, papain-like cysteine peptidase superfamily: MNSPGSLKDTYGPDHYRQIHDESFWTRLTEPSVVLSLFALVATAAYSVFGASALPTPLLSRLGRTLWNTLVWLIPFDALTLLEDWLYPPLFPRPMLQNRARTHAAKSELLKNILGIHRQGGIMGTVSQAGIRGLSSVSGAVMSLKGSSDYPPGLGNLSNSCYQNSILQGLASLKPFPKYLADPVQDPEIDRRKVEAVDTLRVLIADLNSAQNYGKTLWTPGSLKNMSTWQQQDAQEYFSKLLDEVDREIAKAATAMQKPMGFESECANDDTATSQHSDDSGYQSLSTVSKISSAKVLRNPLEGLIAQRVACVECGHSDGLSMIPFNCLTLSLNVGGNDHDLYELLDAYAHIESIEGVECGKCTLLKAKRLLTMIVERAEASYTDEEKLKEPKLRLAAVEEALEEDDFEDKTLTEKCKFPSQFKISSTKTKQAVIARPPQSLAVHMNRSVFDENTGMMYKNSSGIRFPLTLDLGPWCLGSASISHQPGEEQWLLDPRSSMIAGDKRKSYVTGPIYELRAVVTHYGRHENGHYVCYRKFPRHSSPEGSAEAPVKSAVLDDDEEMDWWRLSDETVRKVDEEELLDQGNVFMLFYDCVDPNIIPSSEVATAEASPMSTDAPVDAEDDETPTVEKPAFTCTVKEISDDYDEELANDVSTVEEGDAVSLPGDESTRTGEKGPRMIAV; the protein is encoded by the coding sequence ATGAATTCTCCCGGCTCATTGAAGGACACCTACGGGCCTGACCATTACCGACAAATCCACGACGAGAGCTTTTGGACAAGACTGACGGAGCCGAGCGTCGTGTTGTCTCTATTCGCTCTCGTAGCAACAGCCGCCTACTCTGTCTTCGGCGCTTCGGCTCTACCAACGCCCCTCTTGTCCCGCCTCGGTCGGACCCTCTGGAACACTCTTGTCTGGCTTATCCCGTTTGACGCCCTGACCCTTCTCGAAGACTGGCTTTATCCGCCACTGTTCCCACGACCGATGCTCCAAAATCGAGCGAGAACACACGCTGCAAAGAGCGAGCTCCTCAAGAACATACTGGGCATACATAGGCAGGGAGGCATCATGGGGACGGTGTCTCAGGCCGGCATTCGGGGGCTGTCATCCGTCTCGGGCGCCGTCATGAGTCTCAAGGGGTCCAGCGACTACCCACCAGGCTTGGGAAACCTGTCCAACTCGTGCTATCAGAACAGCATCCTGCAAGGCCTTGCGTCGCTGAAGCCGTTCCCCAAATACCTGGCCGACCCTGTCCAGGACCCCGAAATTGACCGACGGAAAGTTGAGGCCGTGGATACGCTCCGGGTTTTGATTGCGGACCTCAACAGCGCTCAAAACTATGGTAAGACGCTGTGGACCCCCGGGTCGCTGAAGAACATGAGCAcatggcagcagcaggacgcCCAGGAGTACTTTTCGAAGCTGCTGGACGAGGTGGACAGGGAGATTGCCAAGGCAGCAACGGCGATGCAGAAGCCGATGGGATTCGAATCGGAATGCGCGAACGACGACACCGCAACGAGCCAGCATAGTGACGACAGCGGATACCAGAGTTTGTCGACGGTTTCGAAGATTAGCTCAGCCAAAGTGTTGCGGAACCCGCTCGAGGGGCTGATTGCACAGCGAGTCGCCTGCGTCGAGTGTGGGCATTCGGACGGACTGTCGATGATTCCCTTCAACTGCCTGACCCTGAGTTTGaacgtcggcggcaacgatCACGACCTCTACGAGCTGTTGGACGCGTATGCGCACATCGAGTCGATTGAAGGCGTCGAGTGCGGCAAGTGTACGTTGCTAAAAGCGAAGCGGCTTTTGACGATGATCGTCGAAAGAGCCGAGGCGTCATacacggacgaggagaagctcaaggagcCGAAACTacgtctcgccgccgtcgaagaggcgctggaggaggatgacTTTGAGGACAAGACGCTCACCGAGAAGTGCAAGTTCCCATCTCAATTCAAGATCTCGTCGACCAAGACGAAACAGGCCGTCATTGCTCGCCCTCCGCAGAGTCTCGCTGTTCATATGAACCGGTCCGTCTTCGACGAGAATACCGGCATGATGTACAAAAACTCGTCGGGCATTCGCTTCCCTTTGACGCTGGACCTCGGCCCTTGGTGCCTCGGCAGTGCCAGTATCAGTCATCAACCCGGCGAGGAGCAGTGGCTGCTAGATCCCAGGTCGTCTATGATTGCCGGCGACAAGCGCAAGTCATACGTTACCGGTCCTATATACGAGCTGCGGGCTGTCGTGACCCATTATGGAAGACACGAGAACGGGCATTATGTTTGTTACCGGAAATTTCCTCGTCACTCGTCGCCGGAGGGCAGTGCTGAGGCGCCGGTCAAATCTGCGGTTCtagacgatgatgaggagaTGGACTGGTGGCGCTTGAGCGACGAGACTGTGAGGaaggttgacgaggaggagctcctgGATCAGGGCAACGTCTTCATGCTGTTTTACGACTGCGTCGATCCCAACATTATTCCGTCGTCTGAGGTTGCAACTGCAGAGGCTTCTCCGATGAGCACAGATGCCCCTGTAGAcgcagaagacgacgagacgccCACAGTGGAGAAACCCGCGTTCACCTGCACGGTGAAGGAGATCTCCGATGActacgacgaggagctcgctAATGATGTGTCTACggttgaagaaggagatgCTGTGTCACTCCCAGGAGATGAGAGTACAAGGACAGGCGAAAAAGGACCCCGGATGATTGCGGTCTGA